The proteins below come from a single Mytilus edulis chromosome 5, xbMytEdul2.2, whole genome shotgun sequence genomic window:
- the LOC139523212 gene encoding FMRFamide receptor-like → MEQNITNLTSNPVGICDTSESKTFQFYAWGIVANIISAYGIIGNILSVIVLRHRIMQNSTSYYLISLAIYDTIVLLSMSLFLAIPTIYLAKGDLEDYYYAYMYMHPFCYPVALFAQTGTIYTTMAFTIERYIAVCRPLEAANTCTLSRTKRVICLIFVSSLVYNLPRFLEYETVQYIDSSSNTTLPNIQLTQIGTNEIFRQVYFIYLNLFTMFLLPFTFLAVLNIQLIRAVKVARNARIKMSTSASKEANLTVMLIAVIIVFLVCQLPSIADNILWTIFEKGQLHCSIHYIRFTTMSNLMVVVNSAINFILYCLFGKRFRKVFIKIFCKWKKTKPQFKYIMYDSVVINTGSRRVLNPTKFYDTDSTFV, encoded by the coding sequence ATGGAGCAGAATATAACAAATCTGACAAGTAACCCAGTGGGCATATGTGATACTTCAGAATCCAAAACATTTCAATTCTATGCATGGGGAATTGTGGCGAATATTATCTCTGCTTATGGAATTATTGGTAACATCCTGTCCGTTATAGTGTTACGTCACAGGATCATGCAGAACTCGACATCCTATTATCTCATCTCGCTTGCTATTTATGATACAATCGTACTGTTGTCGATGTCCCTATTTTTAGCGATTCCTACGATTTATTTAGCGAAGGGAGATCTTGAGGATTACTACTATGCTTATATGTACATGCATCCGTTCTGTTATCCTGTTGCACTTTTTGCTCAAACTGGAACAATTTACACCACAATGGCGTTTACAATAGAAAGATACATCGCCGTCTGCAGACCTTTAGAAGCAGCAAATACTTGTACACTTTCCCGAACAAAAAGAGTGATTTGTCTGATTTTTGTTTCATCATTGGTTTACAATTTACCGCGATTCTTAGAATATGAAACTGTACAGTACATTGACTCCAGTAGTAATACCACTCTTCCAAACATACAGCTTACACAAATTGGGACCAATGAAATTTTCCGCCAAGTgtatttcatttatctaaatcTTTTTACAATGTTTTTGCTTCCGTTTACTTTTCTTGCAGTATTAAACATCCAATTAATTCGTGCAGTCAAAGTAGCTAGAAATGCAAGGATTAAGATGAGTACTTCTGCTTCTAAGGAAGCCAATTTGACGGTAATGTTAATTGCAGTCATCATAGTTTTCTTAGTCTGTCAATTACCATCAATAGCAGACAATATCCTCTGGACTATATTTGAAAAAGGACAATTGCATTGCTCAATTCATTACATAAGATTTACAACCATGAGTAATCTTATGGTCGTGGTTAATTCTGCTATAAACTTCATCCTTTACTGTTTATTCGGTAAACGATTCCGTAAAGTATTCATTAAAATCTTCTGCAAATGGAAGAAGACCAAGCCACAATTCAAATATATTATGTATGATAGTGTGGTTATAAACACGGGCAGTCGGAGGGTACTGAACCCTACTAAGTTTTATGACACGGATAGTACATTTGTATGA